A region from the Ctenopharyngodon idella isolate HZGC_01 chromosome 13, HZGC01, whole genome shotgun sequence genome encodes:
- the LOC127524393 gene encoding trace amine-associated receptor 13c-like — protein MSNWGVTNTDNQTLQYCFPNNNLSCSKSIRPEVEYIFVYIFVAVTSVFTVFLNLLVIISISHFKQLHTPTNVLILSLAVADLIAGLILMPVQGMKLVEPCWYFGEIFCSIFPLILYMVLVASLGNMIIISVDRYIAVNDPLRYPMKVNNNRVVVSIVVNWLFSFIYNLYMLYEFLLYPERNHTCIGECIISFNLENIILDHFVCLVAPCCIIIPLYVKICFVANYQAKHVNLVTDKKARSEKKAARTLGIVVLVYLLCWMPYYLISLSAEYEENDSLIINVMDWIVCMNSCMNPLIYAMFYRWFRLSAKYILTLKIFQPSSAYLNLFPEEK, from the coding sequence ATGTCTAACTGGGGAGTGACAAACACAGATAATCAAACCCTCCAATACTGCTTTCCAAACAACAATTTGTCTTGTTCCAAGAGTATCCGACCTGAAGTGGAGTAtatttttgtgtacattttcgTTGCTGTAACATCAGTGTTCACCGTGTTTCTGAACCTGTTGGTGATCATCTCCATCTCACACTTCAAGCAGCTCCACACTCCCACTAATGTGCTGATCCTCTCTCTGGCAGTGGCTGATCTGATCGCAGGACTGATTCTCATGCCAGTGCAGGGAATGAAACTGGTTGAGCCATGCTGGTACTTTGGAGAAATATTTTGCTCAATATTTCCTCTTATTCTTTATATGGTTCTCGTGGCATCTCTTGGTaatatgattattatatctGTGGATCGATACATTGCTGTGAATGATCCTTTGCGATATCCAATGAAGGTCAATAATAACAGAGTTGTTGTTTCTATTGTTGTAAACTGGTTATTCTCCttcatatataatttgtatatGTTGTATGAGTTTTTACTGTATCCAGAGAGGAACCACACATGTATTGGTGAATgcataatttcttttaatttggaAAATATAATACTagatcattttgtttgtttagtggCACCTTGCTGTATAATTATTCCTTTATATGTCAAAATCTGCTTTGTAGCAAACTATCAAGCTAAGCATGTAAATTTAGTCACAGACAAAAAGGCCAGATCAGAAAAAAAGGCTGCAAGAACCTTAGGGATTGTAGTACTGGTTTATCTTCTTTGCTGGATGCCATACTATTTAATTTCTCTTTCTGCTGAGTATGAGGAAAATGACTCTCTTATAATTAATGTAATGGACTGGATTGTGTGCATGAATTCCTGTATGAATCCACTTATATATGCAATGTTTTATCGATGGTTCAGACTGTcagcaaaatacattttgacactGAAAATATTTCAGCCTTCATCGGCATACTTAAATCTGTTCCCAGAAGAGAAATGA